The DNA sequence GGCGTGTGGCTGGGTGCGTTGCAGCGCGCCGCCGCACTGCCCCGGGCCGAGCTGCCGGAGCCGTCACAGCAGCACGACGGCCCGCCGCCCGCGAACCGCTGGGCCGACAAGGACCCGGCCGCCGCGGCCCGCCTGGCCGCGGCCAGGACCGCGCTGGCAGCCGTCGCCGAGGCGAACAACCTGCCGGTGGAGAACCTGCTGCTGCCCGACCTCGTGCGCCGCACGTGCTGGCAGCCGCCGGCCGACGTCTCCCCCGAGGGCGTGTCCGCCGCACTGCGCGAGGGCGGCGCGCGCAACTGGCAGGTCGCCCTGACCGCCGTCCCCCTCTCCACCGCCCTGACCACCCCCACCTAACCCGAGTGTCGAACCCTCGGGTCCCGAGTGTCGAACCCCCAGGTCCCGAGAGTCCTACGTTCAGGACCCCTGAGATCAACGCTCAGGTCCGTCGACCCCGGTCCTGAACGTTGCACTCAGGGGTCCTGAGTGTTCGACACACGGGACCTGAGTGTTCGACTCACGAGGCCTGAGTGTTCGACACTCGGGACCTGAGTGTTCGACTCACGGGCAGGGGTGGTTGGTGGCGGCCTGGTGCGTGCCGGACAGCTCGCGGCGGGCCAGCGCGCGGACGGCCGCCATCGCCGCGTCACCCAGCACGGTCCCCACTACGACGCCCTCCAGCGCCTCGTCCTTGGTCCCCGCGCTCAGCGCGTAACCCAGGTCGGCCTCGGCCAGCGGCCGGGCCGCGTCGGCGAACCCGTCGAGCAGGTCCGCGAACCGCTCGTGCCCGACCTCCCGCGCCGTCGCCAGCACGCCCACCAGCGCCTTGTACGCGTACGACGTGGGCCGGCACACCCAGCCCTGCCGCTCCAGGAACGCGGCCACCTGCGCGTGCGCCACCTCGTCGTCCGCACCGAGGTCCGGCGGCGCGACCGCGGCGGAGATCGTGCCCATCGCCTTGTGCAACGACTTCTCCGGGTCGTCCAACGCGCCGAGCACCTCCCGCACGGCCGCGATCGACAACCCGCCCAGCTCGACCATGGCCCGCACGAGCCGCAGCCGGTGCAGGTGGTCGTCGGAGTACCTGGCCTGGTTGGGGCTGGTCAGCTCACCGGCGGGCAGCAGCCCTTCCCGCAGGTAGTACTTGATCGTCGCCACGGGCACGCCGCTGCGACGGCTCAACTCGGCGATGCGCACGGACCAACGCCCCTTCCTGAGACGACCCTCAGCATGGATACTGTAACTATCCGATAGTAGAAAGTGCCGCTATCCATACTAGGAGTCGTCCATGACCCGCTTCCTGCGCCTGCATCCGCCGCTGATGCTGTTCTCCCTGCTCATGGCCGCCTTGACGGTGGTCTCACTCGGCGGCCTGATCGTCGACGACCGGATTCTGGTCGGGTCGCCGATCTGGTTCAAGCCGTTCAAGTTCGCCGTCTCACTCTGCCTGTACGGCGTCACGCTCGCCTGGATGCTCACCCTCACCACCCGCCTGCGCCGGACCGGCTGGTGGGCGGGCGCGGTCATCGCGCTCGCCGGCACCGCCGAGATGGTCGTCGTCGTGGGCCAGGTCCTGCGCGGCAGGCGCAGCCACTTCAACGTCGCCACCCCGTTGGACGACCTGCTGTGGGGCGTCATGACCTACAGCATCCTCATCCTCTGGATCATGCACGCGGTGATCGCCGTGGCGCTGGCCCACACCCGGTTCGAGAACCGCGCCACGGGTCTCGCGATCAGGCTCGGCCTGGCCCTGTCCCTGGTGGGCCTCGCCCTCGGCACCCTGATGACGTCCCCCGCGCCCGGCCAGGACGACGACGGCGGGATCGTGGGCGCGCACAGCGTCGGCGCGCCCGACGGCGGCCCGGAGATGGCGTTGACCGGCTGGAACACCGAGGTCGGCGACCTGCGCGTGCCGCACTTCGTCGGCATCCACGCCCTCCAGGTCATCCCCCTGCTCGTCGCGCTGTTCGGCCGTCGCGCGACCCCGGGCCTCACCTGGGGCCTCACGATCGGTTACGCCGGCCTGATGGCCCTGGTGACGTGGCAGGCGTTGCGCGGCCAGCCGCTGCTGCGCCCGGACCTGCTCACCGCGCTGGGCGCCCTGGCCGTCGTCACCTGGACCGCCGCGGTCGTCGCGCGGACCCTCACCGCGAAGGAGGCCGTGTCCGCGTGACCGGAGTGCTGTTCGAGATCACGTTCTGGCTCACCGTCCCGTTCTGGGGCCTGATGATCTTCGCGCCGAAGTCCCGACTCACGGCCAGGACCGTGTCGTCGCCGCTGATCGCGGTGCCGCCGCTGGCCGTCTACGCGGTGCTGGTCGCCGGGCACCTGCCCGAGTTGTGGGCGACGATGAGCAGTCCGAACCTGGACGCGCTCCGGGAGTTCCTGGCCACGGCCTCGGGCGCCTCGGCGATCTGGGCGCAGGTGATCGCGTGGGACCTGCTGATCGGCGCGTGGATGTACCGGGAGGGCCGCCGCCTGGGGCTGCACCCGGTGCTCATGGGCCCGCTGCTGGTGCTGACGATCGTCCTGTCCCCGTTCGGGTTCGGGCTGTTCCTGGCCGTCCGGGCGCGCTGTGACCGAGCGAACAGGGCGACCTCGGTGGTTACCGGCCAGTAACAGGGGCTAGAGTTGTGTTACCGATCGGTAGGAGTCGCGCCCGACCGCTCGGGCGAATCGTCACCACAAGCGGAGGAGACGCCGTGGCCGCACCAGAAGCGCCGGCACGCGTTCGAAACGTGGTCTTCGTGGACGGCGTGCGCACGCCGTTCGGCAAGGCCGGCCCCAAGGGAATCTTCGCGGAGACCCGTGCCGACGACCTGGTCGTCAAGGTGATCCGCGAGCTGCTGCGCCGCCACCCCGAACTGCCGCCGGAGCGCGTCGACGAGGTGGCCATCGCCGCCACCACGCAGATCGGTGACCAGGGCCTGACCATCGGCCGCACCGCGGCGCTGCTCGCGGGCCTGCCGAAGTCGGTGCCCGGCTACGCCGTCGACCGCATGTGCGCGGGTGCGATGACGGCCGTGACGACGTCGGCCAGCGGCATCGCGTTCGGCGCGTACGACGTGGTGATCGCGGGCGGTGTCGAGCACATGGGCCGCCACCCGATGGGCGAGGGCGTCGACCCCAACCCGCGGTTCCTGTCCGACAAGATCGTGGACCCGTCCGCGCTCGTCATGGGCTCGACGGCGGAGAACCTGCACGACCGGTTCCCGCACATCACCAAGGAGCGCACGGACGCGTACGCGGCGGCCTCGCAGGCCAAGTACGCCGACGCGGTGAAGAACGGCAAGATCGGCCCGGAGTTCGTGCCGGTCGCGACCCGGTCCGCCGAGAACGGCTGGGGCCTGGCCACCGCCGACGAGCCGCCGCGCCCCGGCACCACGGTCGAGGACCTGGCGAAGCTGAAGACGCCGTTCCGCCCGCACGGCCGGGTCACCGCGGGCAACGCGGCCGGCTTGAACGACGGCGCGACCGGCTGCATCCTGGCCGAGGAGGAGACCGCCCGCGAGCTCGGCCTGCCGGTCGGCATGCGGCTGGTCGGCTACTCGTTCCTGGGCGTCGAGCCCGAGGTCATGGGCATCGGCCCCGTCCCGGCGACGGAGAAGGCGCTCAAGCGCGCCGGCCTGACCATCGACGACATCGGCCTGTTCGAGATCAACGAGGCGTTCGCCGTGCAGGTGCTCGCCTTCCTCGACCACTTCGGCATCGCCGACGACGACCCGCGGGTCAACCAGTGGGGCGGCGCGATCGCCACCGGCCACCCGCTGGCGTCCTCGGGCGTGCGCCTGATGACCCAGCTGTCGCGGCAGTTCGCCGAGCGCCCCGACGTGCGCTACGGCATCACCACCATGTGCATCGGCATCGGCATGGGCGGGACCGTCATCTGGGAGAACCCGCACTGGAACGGAGAGTCGAAGTGACCGCGTTGACCGCTGACGAGGCCAAGGCCCTGTTCCCCGACGAGGTCGTGACCCACGCCCGCACCAAGCTGATCCCGGTGCCCGGCCTGGACGGCCAGGTCGCCCTGATCACCATCGACAACGGCCACGACCACACCCGGCCGTCCACGTTCGGCCCGCAGTCGCTGGTGAGCCTGAGCGCGGCGTTCGACGAGGCCGCGGCGGCGTCCCCGGTGGCGATCGCGGTCACCGGCAAGCCGTTCGTGTTCGCCGTCGGCGCGGACCTCACCGCCGTCGAGGGTGCTTCCGAGCGCTCGCAGGCCGTGACGATCGGTCAGCTCGGCCACGACGTGTTCCGCAAGTTCACCGAGTCGAAGGTGCCGACCTTCGCGTTCGTCAACGGCGCGGTGATGGGCGGCGGCCTGGAGCTGGCGCTGTCGTGCCACTACCGGACGCTCGCGTCCAACGCGGCGGCCATCGCGCTGCCCGAGGTGTTCCTCGGCCTGTTCCCGGGCTGGGGCGGCACGCAACTGCTGCCCAACCTGATCGGCGCGAACGACGCGGTCACCGTGATCTTCGAGAACGCGTTGAACCAGAACAAGATGCTCAACCCCAAGCAGGCGCTGGACCTGGGCATCGCGGACGTGCTGTTCGACTCGGCCGACTACCTGGAGCAGTCGCTGCTGTGGCTGGCTTCCGTGGTGCGCGGCGACGTCGTGCCCGCTCGGCGCGAGATCGACCGCGGTGCGGGCTGGGACGCCGCCGTCGCGCGGGCCCGCGCGATCGTCGACGGCAAGACGAAGGGCGCGGCGCCGGGTGCGCTGAAGGCGTTGGAGCTGCTGGAGCTGGCGCGCGCCAACGACCTGGACGCCGGGTACGCGGCGGAGACCGAGGCGCTGGCGGACGTCGTGATGAGCGACGAGCTGCGGGCCGGGCTGTACTCGTTCAACCTGGTGCAGAAGCGGGCCAAGCGGCCGGCGGGCGCGCCGGACAAGTCGTTGGCGCGCAAGGTCACCAAGGTCGGCATCGTCGGCGCGGGGCTCATGGCGTCGCAGATGGCGCTGCTGTTCGCGCGGCGCCTCGAGGTGCCGGTGGTGCTCACCGACATCGACCAGGCGCGCGTGGACAAGGGCGTCGGGTACGTGCACGGCGAGATCGACAAGCTGCTGGGCAAGAAGCGGGTGTCGCCGGACAAGGCGAACCGGCTCAAGGCGCTGGTGACCGGATCGCTCGACAAGGCGGCGTTCGCGGACGCGGACTTCGTCATCGAGGCCGTGTTCGAGGACCTGGGCGTGAAGCAGAAGGTCTTCGCCGAGGTCGAGGAGCACGTCTCGCCCGAGGCGGTGCTGGCGACCAACACGTCGTCGCTGTCGATCACCGAGATGGCGTCGGGGCTCAAGCACCCCGAGCGGGTCGTGGGCTTCCACTTCTTCAACCCGGTCGCGATCATGCCGCTGCTGGAGATCGTGCGCGCCGGGCAGACCGACGACGCGACGCTGGCGACCGCGTTCGCGGTGGGCAAGCAGCTGAAGAAGTCGTCCGTGCTGGTGAAGGACGCGCCGGCGTTCGTGGTGAACCGGCTGCTGACCCGCTTCATGGGCGAGGTCGTGAAGTCGATCGACGAGGGCACGCCGTTCGAGGTGGCGGACAAGGCCACCGAGCCGTTGGGCCTGCCGATGTCGCCGCTGATCCTGCTGCAACTCGTCGGTCCCGCCGTGGCGCTGCACGTGGCCGAGACGATGCACGCCGCCTTCCCCGACCGCTTCGGCGTGTCGGAGAACATGAAGGCGTTCGTCGCCGCCGGGAAGACCGCCGTGTACCAGTGGGACTCGACGGGCAAGCAGACCGTCGACCCCGAGGTGCAGGCGCTGTGGTCGTTCGGCGACCAGCCGCTGACCGGTGACGAGGTCTTCGCGCGGGCGCTGGAGGCGCTGGCCGAGGAGATCCGGATCATGCTCGACGAGGGCGTGGTGGCGGAGGCGCAGGACATCGACCTGTGCATGATCCTGGGCGCCGGCTGGCCGTTCTGGCTGGGCGGCATCACCCCCTACCTGGACCGTTCGGGCATCTCCGAGAAGGTGACGGGCAAGCGCTTCCTGGCGCCCGGCGTCGCTTCCGTACCTGCCTGACCTGCCAGACCCCTGCGCCCCGGCTGTCGTGCGACGGTCGGGGCGCAGTGCTTTCCTGGTGGTCCGATGCCCGACACCGCACCCGACCGCGCGACCCGACTCGCCGAGGCCGTCCTCCGCGACGGCGACGACTGCACGTGGTGCCGCCGCCGGTTCGCCCGTCACGTCACGCCGACCACGGACCACCTGGTGCCGAAGGTCAAGGGCGGCCCGTCGTGGCTGGAGAACGAGGTCGCCGCCTGCCGCCGCTGCAACCGCGAACGCGGCCACCTCTCCCCCGTCGACTGGCTGACCGAGTGCGAACGCCGCGGCTGGCACCCCGACCGGGCCCGGGTGACCAGGGCTCTGGAATCCCTGTCCCGGGCCATCGCGGACCGGGGAGGTCAGCGCCGTGCCCGCCCCTACCTGGCCGCCCAGCTCCGCCGCTTGACGGACACGGCCGGCGGACGTGCGGGCGGTCCCTTCAAGTCCGGCTGACGTGGGTGGCACGATTGGGCGGGTGTCGAACGACGTCCAGCCCACTCTGTCCGACCTCCGCGCGACGCTGGCTGATCAAGGAGCTCCCGAAGAGGCGTTGCGGCTGGTCGACGCCGCCCGGGACGTGCCCGACGCGGTGGAGCGCCTGACCGCGGCAGGCTTCGTCCAGCCGGTGGACGAGCTCGCGATGGCGTTCCTCGACGGCTTCTCACCGCTGCTGGAGCCGGGTTGTGGACCACTGGACGCCGAGCTGTCCGCTTCCGAGTTCCTGGGCGCGATGGCCGAGAGCACCGATCCCGCGGACTTCCCGGAGATGGTGGCCGCCATGATCTCCGACGCCGAGGCCACGGGCAGGCCGGAAGCCCTCGCACTGGCCAGGGCGTTCGCGGTGCTCGCGCCGCCGGAGGTGCGGCCGATCGCGGCCGATGCCGCCGACCGCCTCGTCGCGAGCGGGCTGCGCGACCCGAAGTGGGCCAAGACGGTGGGCAAGCCGACCGTCGGCGCCTGCTTCGGCTACGCGGACCCGCGCGGCGCTCAAGAGGGGGTGGCGCTGACCTTCTCGTACGGACGCAAGTCGCACGTCCTCGTCCTGTTGATCGACCACGACCTCGGCGGCCTCAAGGACTGCTTCGTCAGCGACCAGCCGAAGCAGATCCGGGCCGGGTACGTCCACGCGGCCGCGGAGCTGGGCTTCCCGTTCCGGGAGTACACGCCCGAACAGGCGCGCGGGATCGTGGCGGACGCGCTCGAACGCGAGCCGTGCCCGGTCGAGCCGGACCAGGTGGAGGACGTGACGACGACCCTGGCGCTGCTCGAACAGCGGCTGGAACTGCTCCCGGAGGCCGCGCCGACCGCCCTCGACACCAGCGTGCACCGGCTGAAGGTCACCCTGCGCGGGTCCAAGCCGCCGATCTGGCGCCGGGTGGAAGTGCTGTCGTCCACGCCGCTGGTGCGCCTGCACCAGGTCATCCAGGACTTGTTCGCCTGGGAGGACTACCACCTCTGGGTCTTCGACACGCCGGAGGGCAAGTACGGGATGCCAGACCCGGAACTCGGCCACGGCGACGCCGCCACCGTGACCCTGGCCGACGTGGCGCGCGACCCCAAGGACCGCGTCGGCTACCTGTACGACTTCGGCGACGCCTGGGACCACGACATCCTGGTGGAGGGCGTCGTCCGAGCCGAACCGGGGGTCTCCTACCCCCGCTGCCTCACCGGCCGCCGTGCCGCACCGCCGGAGGACAGCGGCGGCATCTGGGGCTACGCGCTCCTCTGCGACGTGCTGGCCGACCCCGAGCACCCGGAGCACGCCGAACGGCTGGAGTGGCTCGAACTAAACTCCGCCGCCGACTTCGACCCGGCCGCCTTCGACACCGACGAGGTGAACGACTACCTCTCGCGCCAGGCGAAGGTGCCCGTCAAGCCGTGACGGACGCTCCGTCGTGCCGATCCGGCGGGTAACGCGCGCTCGCCGGTCACACGACCGGGCACGGATGGAGCATCGAGTCGAAGGCTGCGGGGTGGACGAGCAGTCGAGCGGGTGGCACGAGATCACGCAGCCGCGGTCACGCACGAGCGCGCCCGTCGTCACCCGTTCTCCCGAGCCCACCGCCTGCGCTGAAGGGTGAATCCCGGGACGAGGCCACTGGTCCACCTGAGCCGACGCTCACCAAGGATGTCGATTGCCTGCGAGCGGCTCCTGCCATCGGATACGGTGCGAACTCAGTTGATTACCGACCGCAGGGGGAGACGTGGGCGGCGAATTCAGATTCGGCTTCGAAGAGGGCGGCGAGGAGGATCAACGCGCTCGACCCTCACCCGAGCCGGAACCACAGCAAGACGTCCTGATCGGACGCGATCCGGACGGTGTGGTCACCGTGGCGGTGAACGACCTGGCGGAGGTTCAGTCGGTCACCATCGCCGGGCAGTGGCGCCAGTCGGTCGACCCGCGCGCCCTCGGCTCGGCGGTGACCCAGGCGGCGAACGCGGCCAGCGTGCAAGCCCTGGCCAAGCAGGTCGAGCGACCGGCGGAACCCACGCCCGCACAGCCGCCACCGACTCCTTCGCTCGAACGGATCACGCCCGAGCAGGCGTTGCGGTTGATGGACGCCGTCAGCGCCGACCTGGCCCGGTTCACACAGCGGATGACCGAGGTCGTGGACCGTCCGCTGACGCTGGAGAGCAGGGGCGGGCACGTCCGCGGCACGATCCACCGTGGACAAGTCCTCAACCTGGAAGTCGATTCCGCCTGGACGCATTCGGCTCGTGTGACGGAGATGCAGCAGGAGTTCCTGGAAGTGCTGCGGAACCTGCGCGCCCGGAGCGTTCCCGCCGATCTTGCGCAGGGACCGGAGAGCGCCGCCATCACCGAGCTCACCGCCCTGGTGAGTGATCCGAACACACTGCTGCGCCGAGTGGGGTTGCTGCCATGACCGATGTTCGCGTAGCCCTCGAAGCGATGCGGTCCGACGCCACCGCGTGGGCGACCGCCGCCGACAACCTCGACGGCCCATGCGCCACGATCGGCGACCTGGTCCTGACCGGCGCCGACGTGTCGCTGTGGGCGGTCGACCGCGGCTTGGACCGCACGTACAACGATGCCCGCCTTGCCCTCGAAGACATGCTCACCCAGGCGACCCAGGCGTTCCGCAGCCTCAGCGAGGCCCTCCACGCGGCGGCGAACACCTACGAAGCCGAAGAGGAAGCGAACGTGCACGCCATGAACAGCATCCACCCCGAGGGCGGCGGCCGATGAACCCGCTCGTGCTGGAGGCGAACAAGAAGTCGCAGGAGATCGAGGAGAACGCCAAGAAGTTCTTCGAGCAGGTCAACAGCGTGTTGAGCTGGGTCCCCTCGCCGCTGGAGTACCTCGTCGACCCCATCATCCGCGGCATGCAGCTGCTCAACGAGAAGCTGCGGGAGTTGTGGGACCGGATCAAGCTGCTGTGGGAGCAGCCCGGAGACTCGGACCGCCTCAAGCAGGTCGGCGAGCAGTGGGTGTCGCAGGTCGGCAACGCGCTCGGCGACATCGCGGAAACGATCGGGCTGGACAAGCTCCGCACCACGATCGAGTGGGAAGGCCGCGCCGCCCGCGCCTACCAGGCGACGGTGCCGCCACAGGCGGCCGGGCTGAACTCGGTCAAGGACGTCGCCGGGCAGCTGCGCTCGTCCCTGAACAGCCTGGCCAACTCGATCGACATGTTCTGGATGGCGATGGGTTTCGCGCTGGCTGGCTTGATCGTCACCATCGTCAGCGCGGTGGTCGCCGCGTGCACGCTCGTGGGCATCCCCGCGGCGATCACGTTCATCGTCGGCGGGGTGGCCGCGACCATCGGCGTCATCGCCGCGACGGTCATGGCGTTGGAGTCGCACGTCAACACGATCGAGACCGAGCAGTCCGCGCTCCGGCAGAAGATCCACGACCTCGGCTCGACGTGGGCCATGCCGAACACCGCGGACATGGCGGACGCGAGCGTCACCGACGGCGACGGCTCGGACTGGCGACCCGGCTCGTGACGCATCCGGGGCCGCCGCCGCGGTACGTTTGGATACCCCCTGCCCAGGCCCGGAGGATCCGAGGTCTGTGCGGCGTGCTCGGCGCGGCGGGCCTCGTCGCCTGCCTGGCGCTCGGGTGGGCGATCGTGGGGTTCGGTCGGGCGTTGCCGACGGCCTACCACCCGATCAACGCCTTGGTCTGGATCGCGGGGTGCGGTTCGGTGTTCGCGGCGCTCCTGTCCTCCGTGAGCCTGCTCGCGGCGCGGTCCTACGTCCGGGCCGAGCACCTCGACGTGAACGGGGCGAGAGCGGCGAGGCGCGCGCTGGCCGGCGGTTGGACGGGCGCGGTGGTCGTCGCCGTCATCGCTTGGTTCCTGCTGGTCATGACCGTGACGAGCGGTAATCGACAGGTCGGCTTCACCGGTGGTGTGTGGGCTTATTTGTTCCTCTTGGCCGCGCCTTCGGCGGCGGCGGGTGTTCTCCTCTTCCTCGGACGTGCCCTTTTCCCAGCACCCCGCTGATACCAGGATCGGCTCGCGATACCGGCAACTCACGGAAGGTCTGATCAACCGGATAACGGTGAAACACCATCCAGCGATGACACGTGCATCGTCGAACGCCCACGTCGGGAGCCGCCTGAATGCCTGTTGCCAAGACCGAACTCGAGGTCAGCGAACTCGTGCACCGGATCCAACGCAGCGAGATCAGGCTGCCGGAGATCCAACGCGGCTACGTCTGGAAGCCGACCCAGGTCGCCAAGCTGGTCGAGTCGCTCTACCGCGGCTACCCGTCGGGCTCGCTGCTCTTCTGGCAAACCGACGAGGCACCTCAGACCAGGGAAGCGGCGATCAGCGGTTCGGCCGAAAAGCCCGCTGTCGTACCGCTTTACCTCCTGGATGGCCAACAGCGCGTCACGTCGCTGCACCGGGTCTTCACCGATCACCCGCAGGCCGCCATCGTCTTCAACATCGAGACCGAGAAGTTCCAGAACCAGAGCGCGGCCACGGCCAAGGATCCCCGGTGGATCAAGGTCTACGACGTCCTCAAGCCCGAAGCGGATCAGTGGCAGCTCGTCGGTGAACTGCACGAGCGCAATCCGGGAATTGCCCCGAACGAGATCAGCAAGCGGCTGCAGAAGCTCGCCGCCATCCCCGGTCACAAGTTCCACATGGAGGTGCTGCGGGACTTCCCCTACGACGAGGTCACGCAGATCTTCGTGCGCGTGAACAGCGGGGGCCGCTCGCTGAAGACCTCGGACCTGGCACTCGCGACCCTCTCGGCGCGGTGGCCGGGGGTGCTGCAGAAGTTGGAGGAAGAGGCGAAGCACTGGGCAGACCGCGGTTACGGCGACATCGACGTCACGTTCCTCACCAGGGCCCTCACCGGCGCGGTGCTGGGACGGGGCCTCTCCGCCTGGTCGCACGCACGTCTGGTGGCGGCGACCGACGACGAACTCGACCGCGGCTGGGCCACGGTGCGGCGCGGGCTCCGGCACCTCGTGCCCCTGCTGCAGAACAACCTCGGCGCTTCGCACAGCAAGCTGTTGCCGTCGATGGTCGTCCTGCTGCCACTGATCGTCCTGCTCGGTGAGCGAGAGGCTGAACAGCTGGACGGCGGCACGGCCGACGCCATCCTCTTCTGGTTCCTGGCGGCCACGATCCGCAACCGGTACAGCGGGTCGACCGACACCCGGCTCGGGCAGGACATCCCGGCGGCCCGCACGGAGGACCCGGTGCGTCGACTGCTGGACAACCTGGGCGTAACCGGCGGCGTGTCGATCGGACCGGACGACCTCGCGGGCCGGACCGTCGGCAGCCCGTACTTCTTCCTGAGCTTCCTGGTCGCCAAGGAAGCGGGCGCCAAGGACTGGTGGGGCAGCATCGGCATCTCGGCGGCGGCCGAGGGCAGCCAGGCGCTGGAGTACCACCACATCCACCCGCAGGCCACGCTGAAGAGCCACCCCGAGAAGTACAGCAAGGGCGAGATCAACGACCTGGCCAACCTCGCCTTCATCTCCGGCAAGGCCAACCGGAAGATCAGCCACAGGTCGCCGCGGGACTACTTCCCGACACTGGGCGACCAGGAGCTGACCGCCCACCTCATCCCCGTGGACGAGGACCTGCGGGACGCGGACCACTACCGCTCGTTCCTGAGCGCGCGGCGGCGCCTGCTGGCCGACGCGATGACGGACCTGCTGGAGAGGTTCCGGCCGTCGTGGCTGTCCCCGGCGTCCGAGTCCACCGACCCGCTGTCCGGCGCCGTCCTCGAGTTCGAGTGGTACGACAACACGACAGGTGACGACGTCCTGCTCGCACGGGCACGCACGAACAGCGGCACGTGGTTGGGGACGATGTCCGCCGCCGACCTTGAGGACGTGGTCGCCGCCGCCGAGGCAGGGGTGGACGGCGACCTGGTCATCGCCGGCGAGAGCACCCCCGTCCGGGTCCAGGACGAGCTGCTCGAAGTGCCGATCGGGCCGTTCGTGGTCACCGGCACCCTGCCGGAGTGGCGCAAGGTGCTCGAGCGGGAGCGCGGCGACAGCCGTCCGATCGCGGCTCTCACGCAGCCGGAGGCCGAACGGTGGGAAGGTGAGCAACTGATCTTCCCCGTGATCAGCGCCGACTGACACGACCGGGTGTTCCGGCGGTGCTCAACCGGTGCCGAGACGACGGTTCCTCGCATAAAGATTACTTCATCAGGGTGAACACGCCGGGAAAATGAATTATCACCCGGTACCCGAGGCCACCTGTCGGGATACTTCACTCGCTCGTGGGTCGAGTCGTCCGGAACAACCACTCGGCGGCCTTGCCGCGCGGTAACCCGAGTACGCACAGCAACGTCTCACATGCGCACAGTGGTCAAGGCAGGAGGAGGGGAGACTCATGCCGTTCATGGCGAGCGGTGGCGGAGCCGGCGCTCCGGCAGCCGCCGGACCGGTCACCATGCAGGTCGAGCCGGGCCAGATCCTGGCCCTCAAGTCCCGCTATGAAGCCGTCCGCGACACGGTCCGGGACTTCTTGGAGAACCAGCGCGAGAACCTCCGTGGACGACCAGTGGCCGACGATGACGTGTCACGCGATGCAGCGAGCACCTTCGCGGACAACGCCGCGATGGCAATTGACGTGACCGCGAAGTTCATCTCCCAACTGAACTTGAGCATCGATCAACTCGACCAGGCAGCGAAGACCTACAACCTGGTCGAGGACGTCAACACCGTGACCATGCAGCAGGACAGGGGCATCTGAGCGTCATGCGTCGATCTCTTGTCGGTGTGCTCGCCATGCTGGCGCTCGTGTCGGCATGCAGTCCATCCGT is a window from the Saccharothrix saharensis genome containing:
- a CDS encoding MerR family transcriptional regulator; the encoded protein is MRIAELSRRSGVPVATIKYYLREGLLPAGELTSPNQARYSDDHLHRLRLVRAMVELGGLSIAAVREVLGALDDPEKSLHKAMGTISAAVAPPDLGADDEVAHAQVAAFLERQGWVCRPTSYAYKALVGVLATAREVGHERFADLLDGFADAARPLAEADLGYALSAGTKDEALEGVVVGTVLGDAAMAAVRALARRELSGTHQAATNHPCP
- a CDS encoding ABA4-like family protein, which codes for MTGVLFEITFWLTVPFWGLMIFAPKSRLTARTVSSPLIAVPPLAVYAVLVAGHLPELWATMSSPNLDALREFLATASGASAIWAQVIAWDLLIGAWMYREGRRLGLHPVLMGPLLVLTIVLSPFGFGLFLAVRARCDRANRATSVVTGQ
- a CDS encoding thiolase family protein, whose translation is MAAPEAPARVRNVVFVDGVRTPFGKAGPKGIFAETRADDLVVKVIRELLRRHPELPPERVDEVAIAATTQIGDQGLTIGRTAALLAGLPKSVPGYAVDRMCAGAMTAVTTSASGIAFGAYDVVIAGGVEHMGRHPMGEGVDPNPRFLSDKIVDPSALVMGSTAENLHDRFPHITKERTDAYAAASQAKYADAVKNGKIGPEFVPVATRSAENGWGLATADEPPRPGTTVEDLAKLKTPFRPHGRVTAGNAAGLNDGATGCILAEEETARELGLPVGMRLVGYSFLGVEPEVMGIGPVPATEKALKRAGLTIDDIGLFEINEAFAVQVLAFLDHFGIADDDPRVNQWGGAIATGHPLASSGVRLMTQLSRQFAERPDVRYGITTMCIGIGMGGTVIWENPHWNGESK
- a CDS encoding 3-hydroxyacyl-CoA dehydrogenase NAD-binding domain-containing protein — protein: MTALTADEAKALFPDEVVTHARTKLIPVPGLDGQVALITIDNGHDHTRPSTFGPQSLVSLSAAFDEAAAASPVAIAVTGKPFVFAVGADLTAVEGASERSQAVTIGQLGHDVFRKFTESKVPTFAFVNGAVMGGGLELALSCHYRTLASNAAAIALPEVFLGLFPGWGGTQLLPNLIGANDAVTVIFENALNQNKMLNPKQALDLGIADVLFDSADYLEQSLLWLASVVRGDVVPARREIDRGAGWDAAVARARAIVDGKTKGAAPGALKALELLELARANDLDAGYAAETEALADVVMSDELRAGLYSFNLVQKRAKRPAGAPDKSLARKVTKVGIVGAGLMASQMALLFARRLEVPVVLTDIDQARVDKGVGYVHGEIDKLLGKKRVSPDKANRLKALVTGSLDKAAFADADFVIEAVFEDLGVKQKVFAEVEEHVSPEAVLATNTSSLSITEMASGLKHPERVVGFHFFNPVAIMPLLEIVRAGQTDDATLATAFAVGKQLKKSSVLVKDAPAFVVNRLLTRFMGEVVKSIDEGTPFEVADKATEPLGLPMSPLILLQLVGPAVALHVAETMHAAFPDRFGVSENMKAFVAAGKTAVYQWDSTGKQTVDPEVQALWSFGDQPLTGDEVFARALEALAEEIRIMLDEGVVAEAQDIDLCMILGAGWPFWLGGITPYLDRSGISEKVTGKRFLAPGVASVPA
- a CDS encoding HNH endonuclease → MPDTAPDRATRLAEAVLRDGDDCTWCRRRFARHVTPTTDHLVPKVKGGPSWLENEVAACRRCNRERGHLSPVDWLTECERRGWHPDRARVTRALESLSRAIADRGGQRRARPYLAAQLRRLTDTAGGRAGGPFKSG
- a CDS encoding plasmid pRiA4b ORF-3 family protein translates to MSNDVQPTLSDLRATLADQGAPEEALRLVDAARDVPDAVERLTAAGFVQPVDELAMAFLDGFSPLLEPGCGPLDAELSASEFLGAMAESTDPADFPEMVAAMISDAEATGRPEALALARAFAVLAPPEVRPIAADAADRLVASGLRDPKWAKTVGKPTVGACFGYADPRGAQEGVALTFSYGRKSHVLVLLIDHDLGGLKDCFVSDQPKQIRAGYVHAAAELGFPFREYTPEQARGIVADALEREPCPVEPDQVEDVTTTLALLEQRLELLPEAAPTALDTSVHRLKVTLRGSKPPIWRRVEVLSSTPLVRLHQVIQDLFAWEDYHLWVFDTPEGKYGMPDPELGHGDAATVTLADVARDPKDRVGYLYDFGDAWDHDILVEGVVRAEPGVSYPRCLTGRRAAPPEDSGGIWGYALLCDVLADPEHPEHAERLEWLELNSAADFDPAAFDTDEVNDYLSRQAKVPVKP